A single region of the Polyodon spathula isolate WHYD16114869_AA chromosome 12, ASM1765450v1, whole genome shotgun sequence genome encodes:
- the LOC121324702 gene encoding copper transport protein ATOX1-like: MTKHEFFVDMTCEGCSGAVTRVLNKLGGVQFDIDLPNKKVFIESEHSVDLLLETLKKTGKNATYVGAK; the protein is encoded by the exons atgacc aaaCACGAGTTCTTTGTTGATATGACCTGTGAAGGCTGCTCCGGTGCTGTAACCCGTGTCCTTAATAAACTCGGGG GTGTCCAGTTCGACATTGACCTGCCCAACAAGAAGGTTTTTATTGAGTCAGAGCACAGCGTGGACCTGCTTCTGGAAACACTGAAGAAGACTGGGAAAAATGCCACATATGTCGGTGCTAAATAG